A single genomic interval of Macaca nemestrina isolate mMacNem1 chromosome 14, mMacNem.hap1, whole genome shotgun sequence harbors:
- the LOC105498422 gene encoding interferon alpha-8, giving the protein MALTFYLLMALVVLSYKPFSSLGCDLPQTHSLGYRRPLVLLAQMRRISPFSCLKDRHDFELPQEEFDDKNFQKAQAISVLHEIIQQTFNLFNTKNSSAAFNETLLVEFYIELDQQLNDLESCVMQEVGVTETHLMYEDSILAVKKYFRRITLYLTEKKYSPCAWEVVRAEIMRSFSLSINLQKRLKSKE; this is encoded by the coding sequence ATGGCCTTGACCTTTTATTTACTGATGGCCCTAGTGGTGCTCAGCTACAAGCCATTCAGCTCTCTGGGCTGTGATCTGCCTCAGACCCACAGCCTGGGTTACAGGAGGCCCTTGGTGCTCCTGGCACAAATGAGAAGAAtctctcctttctcctgcctGAAGGACAGACATGACTTTGAATTACCCCAGGAGGAGTTTGATGACAAAAACTTCCAGAAGGCTCAAGCCATCTCTGTCCTCCATGAGATAATCCAGCAGACCTTCAACCTCTTCAACACAAAGAATTCATCTGCTGCTTTCAATGAGACCCTTCTAGTTGAATTCTACATCGAACTTGACCAGCAGCTGAATGACCTGGAGTCCTGTGTGATGCAGGAAGTAGGGGTGACAGAGACTCACCTGATGTACGAGGACTCCATCCTGGCTGTGAAGAAATACTTCCGAAGAATCACTCTCTATCTGACAGAGAAGAAATACAGCccttgtgcctgggaggttgtCAGAGCAGAAATCATGAGATCCTTCTCTTTATCAATCAACTTGCAAAAAAGATTGAAGAGTAAGGAATAA